From Oryza sativa Japonica Group chromosome 4, ASM3414082v1, one genomic window encodes:
- the LOC4335058 gene encoding ethylene receptor 2 precursor, whose product MPPIPSLWIRVFFSWLLLSLPAAAAADFSHCGGCDDGDGGGGIWSTDNILQCQRVSDFLIAMAYFSIPLELLYFATCSDLFPLKWIVLQFGAFIVLCGLTHLITMFTYEPHSFHVVLALTVAKFLTALVSFATAITLLTLIPQLLRVKVRENFLRIKARELDREVGMMKRQEEASWHVRMLTHEIRKSLDRHTILYTTMVELSKTLELQNCAVWMPSESGSEMILTHQLRQMETEDSNSLSIAMDNPDVLEIKATKDAKVLAADSALGIASRGKLEAGPVAAIRMPMLKASNFKGGTPEVMETSYAILVLVLPEDGSLGWGEEELEIVEVVADQVAVALSHAAVLEESQLMREKLAAQHRDLLRAKHETTMATEARNSFQTAMYDGMRRPMHSILGLVSMMQQENMNPEQRLVMDAIVKTSSVASTLMNDVMQTSTVNREYLSLVRRAFNLHSLVKEAISVVRCLTGCKGIDFEFEVDNSLPERVVGDEKRVFHIVLHMVGTLIQRCNAGCLSLYVNTYNEKEERHNQDWMLRRANFSGSYVCVKFEIRIRESRGNLLSSSSSRRLQGPNSTSSEMGLSFNMCKKIVQMMNGNIWSVSDSKGLGETIMLALQFQLQHVTPVSGASSDLFRSAPIPNFNGLQVILVDSDDTNRAVTHKLLEKLGCLVLSVTSGIQCINSFASAESSFQLVVLDLTMRTMDGFDVALAIRKFRGNCWPPLIVALAASTDDTVRDRCQQAGINGLIQKPVTLAALGDELYRVLQNN is encoded by the exons ATGCCACCGATCCCATCTCTGTGGATCCGCGTCTTCTTCTCCTGGCTGCTGCTGTCGCTGCCCGCCGCGGCTGCCGCCGATTTCAGCCACTGCGGCGgctgcgacgacggcgacggcggcggcggcatatGGAGCACGGACAACATCCTGCAATGCCAGAGGGTGAGCGACTTCCTCATCGCCATGGCCTACTTCTCCATCCCGCTCGAGCTGCTCTACTTCGCCACCTGCTCCGACCTCTTCCCGCTCAAGTGGATCGTCCTGCAGTTCGGCGCCTTCATCGTGCTCTGCGGCCTCACCCACCTCATCACCATGTTCACCTACGAGCCGCACTCGTTCCACGTCGTGCTCGCGCTCACCGTCGCCAAGTTCCTGACCGCCCTGGTGTCGTTCGCCACCGCGATCACGCTGCTCACGCTCATACCGCAGCTGCTCAGGGTCAAGGTCAGGGAGAACTTCCTCAGGATCAAGGCGCGGGAGCTGGACCGGGAGGTGGGGATGATGAAGAGGCAAGAGGAAGCGAGTTGGCACGTGCGGATGCTCACGCACGAGATCCGCAAGTCGCTCGATCGCCACACGATCCTGTACACCACCATGGTTGAGCTCTCCAAGACGCTCGAGCTGCAGAACTGCGCCGTCTGGATGCCTAGCGAGAGCGGGAGCGAGATGATCCTGACACATCAGCTGAGGCAGATGGAGACGGAGGACTCGAATAGCCTGTCCATTGCGATGGACAACCCGGATGTACTTGAAATAAAGGCAACAAAGGATGCAAAAGTTCTCGCGGCAGACTCAGCGCTTGGGATTGCAAGCAGAGGCAAGCTTGAAGCAGGTCCTGTTGCTGCAATACGGATGCCGATGTTGAAGGCGTCGAATTTCAAAGGAGGGACTCCAGAAGTGATGGAAACAAGCTATGCTATTTTGGTCTTGGTACTACCCGAGGATGGTTCACTAGGATGGGGTGAAGAGGAGTTGGAGATTGTTGAAGTGGTTGCTGATCAAGTCGCAGTCGCCCTATCACATGCTGCAGTTCTGGAGGAATCTCAATTGATGCGAGAGAAGCTCGCCGCGCAACACAGGGACTTGCTGAGAGCAAAGCATGAAACCACGATGGCCACTGAAGCTAGGAACTCCTTTCAGACTGCCATGTATGATGGAATGCGACGGCCAATGCACTCGATCCTTGGTCTAGTCTCAATGATGCAGCAAGAAAATATGAACCCTGAGCAAAGGCTTGTAATGGATGCCATTGTCAAGACAAGTAGCGTTGCGTCAACATTGATGAATGATGTCATGCAAACATCAACCGTAAATCGTGAGTATTTGTCTTTGGTGAGGAGGGCATTCAACCTTCATTCGTTGGTTAAGGAGGCAATCAGTGTTGTAAGATGCCTAACTGGCTGCAAGGGGATTGATTTTGAGTTTGAAGTGGATAATTCTTTGCCCGAAAGGGTCGTCGGTGATGAGAAGAGGGTTTTCCACATCGTCCTGCACATGGTAGGTACTCTAATACAGAGGTGTAATGCAGGCTGTCTATCCTTGTATGTGAATACTTACAATGAGAAGGAAGAGAGGCACAATCAGGATTGGATGCTGCGAAGAGCAAACTTCTCTGGCAGCTATGTGTGTGTTAAGTTTGAGATTAGGATTAGAGAGTCCAGAGGTAATCTTTTGAGTTCGTCATCCAGTCGGAGACTTCAAGGGCCCAACTCTACCAGTTCTGAGATGGGGCTTAGCTTCAACATGTGCAAGAAAATTGTGCAG ATGATGAATGGTAATATTTGGTCAGTCTCTGATTCAAAAGGCCTTGGAGAAACTATCATGCTTGCCCTTCAGTTCCAGCTGCAGCATGTGACTCCGGTCTCTGGAGCATCCTCGGACTTGTTCCGATCAGCGCCAATTCCCAATTTTAATGGACTCCAAGTCATTCTTGTGGACAGTGATGACACCAATCGGGCCGTAACTCACAAGCTCCTGGAGAAGCTTGGTTGCCTAGTCCTCTCGGTTACTTCCGGCATCCAATGCATCAACTCCTTTGCCAGTGCTGAGTCATCTTTCCAGCTGGTGGTTCTTGACCTCACCATGCGTACAATGGATGGATTTGATGTAGCTCTTGCAATCAGGAAGTTCAGGGGGAATTGTTGGCCACCGTTGATAGTTGCTCTTGCGGCAAGCACCGATGACACCGTTCGGGATCGGTGCCAGCAGGCAGGAATAAACGGTCTGATCCAAAAACCAGTCACTTTAGCAGCACTGGGAGATGAACTGTATAGAGTCCTTCAAAACAATTGA